In Odontesthes bonariensis isolate fOdoBon6 chromosome 6, fOdoBon6.hap1, whole genome shotgun sequence, one genomic interval encodes:
- the LOC142382777 gene encoding histone H4, producing the protein MSGRGKGGKGLGKGGAKRHRKVLRDNIQGITKPAIRRLARRGGVKRISGLIYEETRGVLKVFLENVIRDAVTYTEHAKRKTVTAMDVVYALKRQGRTLYGFGG; encoded by the coding sequence ATGAGCGGCAGAGGAAAGGGAGGTAAAGGACTCGGCAAAGGAGGCGCCAAGCGGCACCGTAAAGTCCTCCGTGATAACATCCAGGGAATCACCAAACCCGCCATCCGCCGCCTGGCCCGCCGCGGCGGAGTCAAGAGGATCTCCGGCCTCATCTATGAGGAGACCCGCGGAGTGCTCAAGGTGTTCCTGGAGAACGTCATCCGTGACGCAGTCACCTACACCGAGCACGCCAAGAGGAAGACAGTCACCGCCATGGACGTGGTGTACGCGCTCAAGAGGCAGGGCCGCACTCTGTACGGCTTCGGTGGTTAA